In the genome of Vicia villosa cultivar HV-30 ecotype Madison, WI linkage group LG7, Vvil1.0, whole genome shotgun sequence, one region contains:
- the LOC131616464 gene encoding subtilisin-like protease SBT1.5 isoform X2, translated as MSPLFPSLILLFFFFTTLTFPPPSLSQTSTFIIQVQHDSKPSIFPSHKNWYQSSLSSISTTPTTIIHTYDTVFHGFSAQLTPQQAQNLELLPHVITVIPEQIRTLHTTRSPHFLGLKTADRTGLLHETDFGSDLVIGVIDTGIWPERESFNDRELGPVPAKWKGQCLAGRDFPVSSCNRKIIGAKYFSGGYEATSGKMNETTEYRSVRDSDGHGTHTASIAAGRYVSPASTLGFAKGVAAGMAPKARLAVYKVCWSGGCFDSDILAAFDAAVADGVDVVSLSVGGVVVPYHLDVIAIGAFGASDAGVFVSASAGNGGPGGLTVTNVAPWVATVGAGTIDRDFPADVKLGNGKVIPGVSIYGGPGLTPGRMYPIVYAGSTEHGGEGGDGYSSSLCLEGSLDPKSVRGKIVVCDRGINSRADKGEVVKKSGGIGMILANGVFDGEGLVADCHILPATSVGAIGGDVIRSYIASADKSVGSVPTATIVFKGTRPESPEILKPDVIAPGLNILAAWPDKVGPSGIASDHRRTEFNILSGTSMACPHVSGLAALLKAAHPDWSPAAIKSALMTTAYTVDNKGDPMLDESNGNVSSVFDYGAGHVHPEKALDPGLVYDISVYDYVDFLCNSNYTTKNIQIITRKTADCRNAKKAGHSGNLNYPSLSAVFQQYGKHKMSTHFIRTVTNVGDPKSVYKVTINPPEGMVVTVKPDTLHFRRIGQKLNFLVRVQTREVKLSPGSSLVKSGSVVWFDGKHTVTSPLVVTMQQPLD; from the exons ATGTCTCCATTATTCCCTTCTCTCattctcctcttcttcttcttcaccaccCTCACGTTCCCACCACCTTCACTCTCACAAACCTCAACCTTCATCATCCAAGTCCAACACGACTCAAAACCCTCCATTTTCCCATCTCACAAAAACTGGTACCAATCCTCCCTCTCCTCCATCTCAACCACACCAACCACCATCATCCACACATACGACACCGTTTTCCATGGCTTCTCTGCTCAACTCACTCCTCAACAAGCCCAAAATCTTGAACTACTCCCCCATGTTATCACTGTCATACCAGAACAAATCCGAACGCTTCACACAACGCGTTCACCTCACTTCCTCGGCTTGAAAACCGCCGACAGAACTGGACTTCTCCATGAAACGGACTTCGGCTCGGATCTCGTTATCGGAGTTATCGACACCGGAATCTGGCCGGAGAGGGAGAGTTTCAACGACCGTGAGCTTGGTCCTGTTCCGGCGAAATGGAAAGGACAGTGTTTAGCTGGGAGAGACTTCCCGGTGAGTTCTTGTAATAGGAAAATCATCGGAGCTAAATATTTCTCCGGCGGGTATGAAGCTACCAGCGGGAAGATGAATGAGACTACCGAGTATCGTTCGGTGAGAGACTCAGATGGACATGGGACACACACCGCTTCTATCGCCGCCGGGAGATATGTTTCTCCGGCGTCTACTTTGGGTTTTGCGAAAGGTGTTGCGGCTGGGATGGCTCCCAAGGCTCGACTTGCTGTTTATAAAGTTTGCTGGAGCGGTGGTtgttttgactctgatattcTTGCTGCCTTTGATGCTGCGGTGGCTGACGGTGTCGATGTGGTTTCTCTCAGTGTCGGTGGGGTGGTTGTTCCGTATCATCTTGATGTAATTGCTATTGGTGCTTTTGGAGCTTCTGATGCCGGAGTTTTTGTTTCTGCCTCTGCCGGGAACGGTGGTCCCGGTGGGCTTACTGTCACCAATGTAGCTCCTTGGGTGGCTACTGTCGGTGCTGGGACTATAGATAGAGATTTTCCTGCGGATGTCAAGCTTGGAAATGGGAAGGTTATACCTGGAGTTAGTATCTATGGCGGGCCGGGGTTAACTCCGGGTCGGATGTATCCGATTGTGTATGCTGGGAGTACTGAACACGGTGGCGAAGGTGGTGATGGTTATTCATCTTCGCTTTGTTTAGAAGGTTCTTTGGATCCTAAGTCTGTGAGaggaaaaattgttgtttgtgatAGAGGCATTAATTCGAGAGCTGATAAAGGTGAAGTAGTGAAAAAATCGGGTGGAATTGGCATGATTTTGGCTAATGGAGTGTTTGATGGTGAAGGGTTAGTGGCCGATTGCCACATTTTACCTGCTACATCGGTTGGTGCAATAGGCGGCGATGTAATTAGAAGTTATATTGCCTCCGCGGATAAATCGGTTGGATCAGTACCGACCGCAACTATTGTGTTTAAAGGAACTAGG CCTGAATCGCCCGAGATTTTGAAACCGGATGTTATAGCACCTGGTTTAAACATTCTAGCTGCGTGGCCAGACAAAGTTGGACCTTCTGGTATTGCGTCTGATCATAGAAGGACCGAGTTTAACATATTGTCGGGTACATCTATGGCTTGTCCTCACGTTTCCGGTTTAGCCGCATTATTGAAAGCTGCTCACCCTGATTGGAGTCCAGCTGCCATTAAATCAGCTCTTATGACCACTGCTTATACGGTCGATAACAAAGGCGATCCAATGTTGGATGAATCTAACGGAAACGTTTCATCCGTGTTTGATTATGGAGCGGGACATGTTCATCCCGAGAAAGCCTTGGATCCTGGTTTGGTTTACGACATCTCAGTTTACGATTACGTCGATTTCTTGTGTAACTCAAATTACACCACAAAGAACATCCAAATAATCACAAGAAAAACTGCAGATTGTCGCAATGCTAAAAAAGCCGGACACTCCGGAAACCTGAATTACCCATCATTATCTGCAGTTTTTCAACAATATGGAAAACACAAAATGTCTACACATTTCATTAGGACTGTGACCAATGTTGGTGACCCAAAATCAGTTTACAAAGTAACAATCAACCCACCTGAGGGAATGGTGGTAACTGTAAAACCAGATACATTGCATTTCAGAAGAATTGGTCAGAAATTGAATTTCCTTGTTAGGGTACAAACCAGAGAAGTTAAGCTTTCACCTGGAAGTTCATTAGTTAAAAGTGGTTCCGTAGTTTGGTTTGATGGAAAACACACTGTCACAAGTCCTTTGGTTGTGACAATGCAGCAACCTCTTGATTAG
- the LOC131616465 gene encoding E3 ubiquitin-protein ligase RSL1-like has product MDSQDIDRKTNDQPVVGGVKQFLKKNIWEIVQGNSSSMIDEDKFYDAEENFPIIDDKYVVEIQVMDSEDITPLRNLKQKQKETIEEKYSIQLKQFYCSICMEAKPIKEMFKNPNCSHSFCEDCIGKYLAAKIQENISRVNCPEPNCKGTLEAYYCSSIIPKDAFDRWDNALCENSVLESQKFYCPFKDCSAMLVNDAKEVVTTSECPHCHRLFCAQCRVSWHAGVSCRKFQSLKNNERGGKEDLLAMNLANRKKWKRCPKCNYYVEKVHGCTQITCRCGHQFCYGCGCTWTGGSHYKCKA; this is encoded by the exons TAAACAATTCTTGAAGAAAAATATTTGGGAGATCGTCCAGGGAAATTCATCCTCTATGATAGATGAAGACAAGTTTTATGATGCTGAAGAAAATTTTCCAATAATTGATGACAAGTATGTCGTTGAAATCCAAGTAATGGATAGTGAGGATATCACACCCTTGAGAAACCTCAAACAGAAACAAAAGGAGACTATTGAAGAAAAATATTCTATTCAATTGAAACAATTCTATTGTTCTATTTGTATGGAAGCTAAACCAATCAAAGAAATGTTCAAAAATCCAAATTGTTCACACTCCTTCTGTGAGGATTGTATTGGTAAATACCTAGCTGCAAAAATTCAAGAGAATATATCAAGGGTAAACTGTCCTGAACCAAATTGCAAAGGAACTTTAGAGGCTTATTATTGCAGTTCAATTATACCAAAGGATGCATTTGATAGATGGGACAATGCACTTTGTGAGAATTCAGTATTAGAATCACAAAAATTTTATTGTCCTTTTAAGGATTGTTCAGCAATGTTGGTAAATGATGCAAAGGAAGTTGTGACGACTTCAGAATGTCCACATTGTCATAGATTATTTTGCGCACAGTGTAGGGTTTCGTGGCATGCAGGAGTTAGTTGCAGAAAGTTTCAaagtttgaaaaacaatgaacgaGGAGGGAAGGAAGATTTATTGGCGATGAATCTTGCAAATAGAAAGAAATGGAAAAGATGTCCAAAATGCAACTATTATGTAGAAAAAGTTCATGGATGCACTCAGATTACATGCAG GTGTGGTCATCAATTTTGCTATGGTTGTGGATGCACTTGGACAGGAGGATCCCATTATAAATGTAAagcttga
- the LOC131616464 gene encoding subtilisin-like protease SBT1.5 isoform X1 produces MSPLFPSLILLFFFFTTLTFPPPSLSQTSTFIIQVQHDSKPSIFPSHKNWYQSSLSSISTTPTTIIHTYDTVFHGFSAQLTPQQAQNLELLPHVITVIPEQIRTLHTTRSPHFLGLKTADRTGLLHETDFGSDLVIGVIDTGIWPERESFNDRELGPVPAKWKGQCLAGRDFPVSSCNRKIIGAKYFSGGYEATSGKMNETTEYRSVRDSDGHGTHTASIAAGRYVSPASTLGFAKGVAAGMAPKARLAVYKVCWSGGCFDSDILAAFDAAVADGVDVVSLSVGGVVVPYHLDVIAIGAFGASDAGVFVSASAGNGGPGGLTVTNVAPWVATVGAGTIDRDFPADVKLGNGKVIPGVSIYGGPGLTPGRMYPIVYAGSTEHGGEGGDGYSSSLCLEGSLDPKSVRGKIVVCDRGINSRADKGEVVKKSGGIGMILANGVFDGEGLVADCHILPATSVGAIGGDVIRSYIASADKSVGSVPTATIVFKGTRLGVRPAPVVASFSARGPNPESPEILKPDVIAPGLNILAAWPDKVGPSGIASDHRRTEFNILSGTSMACPHVSGLAALLKAAHPDWSPAAIKSALMTTAYTVDNKGDPMLDESNGNVSSVFDYGAGHVHPEKALDPGLVYDISVYDYVDFLCNSNYTTKNIQIITRKTADCRNAKKAGHSGNLNYPSLSAVFQQYGKHKMSTHFIRTVTNVGDPKSVYKVTINPPEGMVVTVKPDTLHFRRIGQKLNFLVRVQTREVKLSPGSSLVKSGSVVWFDGKHTVTSPLVVTMQQPLD; encoded by the coding sequence ATGTCTCCATTATTCCCTTCTCTCattctcctcttcttcttcttcaccaccCTCACGTTCCCACCACCTTCACTCTCACAAACCTCAACCTTCATCATCCAAGTCCAACACGACTCAAAACCCTCCATTTTCCCATCTCACAAAAACTGGTACCAATCCTCCCTCTCCTCCATCTCAACCACACCAACCACCATCATCCACACATACGACACCGTTTTCCATGGCTTCTCTGCTCAACTCACTCCTCAACAAGCCCAAAATCTTGAACTACTCCCCCATGTTATCACTGTCATACCAGAACAAATCCGAACGCTTCACACAACGCGTTCACCTCACTTCCTCGGCTTGAAAACCGCCGACAGAACTGGACTTCTCCATGAAACGGACTTCGGCTCGGATCTCGTTATCGGAGTTATCGACACCGGAATCTGGCCGGAGAGGGAGAGTTTCAACGACCGTGAGCTTGGTCCTGTTCCGGCGAAATGGAAAGGACAGTGTTTAGCTGGGAGAGACTTCCCGGTGAGTTCTTGTAATAGGAAAATCATCGGAGCTAAATATTTCTCCGGCGGGTATGAAGCTACCAGCGGGAAGATGAATGAGACTACCGAGTATCGTTCGGTGAGAGACTCAGATGGACATGGGACACACACCGCTTCTATCGCCGCCGGGAGATATGTTTCTCCGGCGTCTACTTTGGGTTTTGCGAAAGGTGTTGCGGCTGGGATGGCTCCCAAGGCTCGACTTGCTGTTTATAAAGTTTGCTGGAGCGGTGGTtgttttgactctgatattcTTGCTGCCTTTGATGCTGCGGTGGCTGACGGTGTCGATGTGGTTTCTCTCAGTGTCGGTGGGGTGGTTGTTCCGTATCATCTTGATGTAATTGCTATTGGTGCTTTTGGAGCTTCTGATGCCGGAGTTTTTGTTTCTGCCTCTGCCGGGAACGGTGGTCCCGGTGGGCTTACTGTCACCAATGTAGCTCCTTGGGTGGCTACTGTCGGTGCTGGGACTATAGATAGAGATTTTCCTGCGGATGTCAAGCTTGGAAATGGGAAGGTTATACCTGGAGTTAGTATCTATGGCGGGCCGGGGTTAACTCCGGGTCGGATGTATCCGATTGTGTATGCTGGGAGTACTGAACACGGTGGCGAAGGTGGTGATGGTTATTCATCTTCGCTTTGTTTAGAAGGTTCTTTGGATCCTAAGTCTGTGAGaggaaaaattgttgtttgtgatAGAGGCATTAATTCGAGAGCTGATAAAGGTGAAGTAGTGAAAAAATCGGGTGGAATTGGCATGATTTTGGCTAATGGAGTGTTTGATGGTGAAGGGTTAGTGGCCGATTGCCACATTTTACCTGCTACATCGGTTGGTGCAATAGGCGGCGATGTAATTAGAAGTTATATTGCCTCCGCGGATAAATCGGTTGGATCAGTACCGACCGCAACTATTGTGTTTAAAGGAACTAGGCTTGGGGTTAGGCCAGCTCCTGTGGTCGCTTCATTCTCAGCGAGAGGGCCTAACCCTGAATCGCCCGAGATTTTGAAACCGGATGTTATAGCACCTGGTTTAAACATTCTAGCTGCGTGGCCAGACAAAGTTGGACCTTCTGGTATTGCGTCTGATCATAGAAGGACCGAGTTTAACATATTGTCGGGTACATCTATGGCTTGTCCTCACGTTTCCGGTTTAGCCGCATTATTGAAAGCTGCTCACCCTGATTGGAGTCCAGCTGCCATTAAATCAGCTCTTATGACCACTGCTTATACGGTCGATAACAAAGGCGATCCAATGTTGGATGAATCTAACGGAAACGTTTCATCCGTGTTTGATTATGGAGCGGGACATGTTCATCCCGAGAAAGCCTTGGATCCTGGTTTGGTTTACGACATCTCAGTTTACGATTACGTCGATTTCTTGTGTAACTCAAATTACACCACAAAGAACATCCAAATAATCACAAGAAAAACTGCAGATTGTCGCAATGCTAAAAAAGCCGGACACTCCGGAAACCTGAATTACCCATCATTATCTGCAGTTTTTCAACAATATGGAAAACACAAAATGTCTACACATTTCATTAGGACTGTGACCAATGTTGGTGACCCAAAATCAGTTTACAAAGTAACAATCAACCCACCTGAGGGAATGGTGGTAACTGTAAAACCAGATACATTGCATTTCAGAAGAATTGGTCAGAAATTGAATTTCCTTGTTAGGGTACAAACCAGAGAAGTTAAGCTTTCACCTGGAAGTTCATTAGTTAAAAGTGGTTCCGTAGTTTGGTTTGATGGAAAACACACTGTCACAAGTCCTTTGGTTGTGACAATGCAGCAACCTCTTGATTAG